From one Pithys albifrons albifrons isolate INPA30051 chromosome 22, PitAlb_v1, whole genome shotgun sequence genomic stretch:
- the MEGF6 gene encoding multiple epidermal growth factor-like domains protein 6: MGRPWALLWCLGCLGGIPGSAGEHYRYLWRSCYPCYLGRAGYPDLRPDVDECQVHNGGCQHRCVNTLGSYYCECRPGSRLHTDGRTCIAVNSCALNNGGCEHDCVQVTLAQHRCQCWHNFQLQEDGKRCVLRNPCADRNGGCQHRCHSHRGRARCECHPGYQLGPDNKACEDVNECLTGLAMCAHQCLNTRGSFKCTCNPGYELGADGKQCYRIEMEIVNSCEANNGGCSHMCHHTSSGPVCTCNFGFRLEEDQKSCTDINECDTGSHCCQQDCYNYPGGYECSCHAGYRLSMDGCGCDDVDECSSNNGGCEHTCQNQLGSFQCGCEIGHKLGEDRRSCISLEDTVEALDGRRPIIRPIPHVAILRDEFTQLFNDDYEEEEEEMEARGEHTLSEKFVCLEHVFGPDCSLTCEDCANGAACNAEGTGCDCPAGWTGILCNQTCPAGTFGSNCSQTCRCQNGGTCDPTTGTCRCPPGVAGELCQDGCPKGFFGKQCRKKCNCANRGRCHRIYGACLCDPGLYGRYCHLACPKWAFGAGCSEECQCVQPNTQDCDRRDGSCHCKPGYRGKLCETSCDPGYYGDGCKKKCSCSPGVSCDPVTGECQKQCPRGYHGDNCDQECPEGTFGAGCRWPCACGGAPCDRSTGQCHCPPGWMGHDCGQACPEGHWGPGCQEICPDCTNNATCDPTTGACVCLPGYTGQRCQDVCPPGWFGLNCQLSCSCGNEGHCHPVTGTCSCPSGWMGHNCQRACDVGRWGPDCAHACNCSNSDGSCSAETGQCLCEAGYMGSHCEKKCPEGWFGLSCRHQCQCDNGASCDHVSGACTCSPGWRGTFCEHACPDGFYGLDCRQACDCLNGAQCDPVTGQCQCPPGWTGPRCGQACQENKYGQNCSQTCHCFNNATCSHISGRCLCAAGWTGPTCQQACPVGSYGKNCHQRCLCQNGGMCDPATGICACPAGWTGLACELACAQGQHGADCQERCECHHGGLCDHQTGHCLCQPGWTGKKCESPCPEGWFGARCEELCDCGDSVSCHHITGVCDCPHGWRGRRCEKACLPGFFGRNCASHCTCPLGVPCHHVTGQCGCPPGLTGSGCEKSCLPGTFGEGCAQICQCAGATQECHPVTGACVCAPGFHGPTCQLECSPGWYGRDCEKPCQCMNGGRCDTATGMCHCLPGYIGADCSIGCPAGRYGQDCAELCSCGAGATCHPVTGDCVCPPGRTGPTCEQGCEKHRYGVGCQQTCSCHNGGLCDAANGSCSCAPGWTGKSCELECPPGRYGADCQLRCPCLNNGTCDPGTGICRCPAGHYGPLCEHSCPAGFHGVGCRERCDCEHGAGCDPTTGRCLCPAGLRGERCHTGCKEGTYGEGCQRLCDCAGDVPCDPATGHCLCPPGKTGPACAADCRPTQFGPDCHLTCQCAPSSSYCNIRNGQCLCLNGHMGPTCREATQSLAPTRSAPHLEGLWLAEH, encoded by the exons CTGTGAACTCGTGTGCCCTGAACAATGGTGGGTGTGAACATGACTGTGTGCAGGTGACACTGGCACAGCACCGTTGCCAGTGCTGGCACAACTTCCAGCTACAAGAAGATGGGAAACGCTGTGTCT TGAGGAACCCCTGTGCCGACAGGAACGGGGGCTGCCAGCACCGCTGCCACAGCCACCGTGGCCGTGCCCGCTGCGAGTGCCACCCTGGCTACCAGCTGGGACCTGACAACAAGGCCTGTGAGG ATGTGAATGAGTGCCTGACAGGACTGGCCATGTGTGCACACCAGTGTCTGAACACACGTGGCTCCTTCAAGTGCACCTGTAACCCGGGCTATGAGCTGGGAGCAGATGGCAAGCAATGCTACC ggatAGAGATGGAAATTGTGAACAGCTGTGAAGCCAATAATGGTGGCTGTTCCCATATGTGCCACCACACCAGCTCTGGCCCAGTGTGCACCTGTAACTTTGGCTTTCGGCTGGAAGAGGACCAGAAGTCGTGCACTG aTATCAATGAATGTGACACTGGTTCTCACTGTTGTCAGCAAGACTGTTACAATTACCCTGGAGGCTATGAGTGCTCCTGCCATGCCGGGTACAGGCTCAGCATGGATGGCTGTGGGTGTGATG ATGTGGATGAGTGCTCTTCAAATAATGGTGGGTGTGAACACACGTGCCAGAACCAGCTAGGTTCATTCCAGTGTGGCTGTGAGATTGGACACAAGCTGGGCGAAGACCGAAGGAGCTGCATCT CTCTAGAGGACACTGTGGAAGCTCTGGATGGTCGGCGCCCCATTATCCGCCCGATCCCTCACGTCGCCATCCTGCGAGATGAATTTACCCAGCTCTTCAACGATGActatgaggaagaggaggaagagatggAAGCAAGAGGAGAGCACACGCTTTCAGAGAAATTTG TTTGCCTGGAGCACGTGTTCGGCCCTGACTGCAGCCTGACCTGTGAGGACTGTGCAAATGGAGCTGCCTGCAATGCTGAGGGGACTGGCTGCGACTGCCCAGCTGGCTGGACTGGCATTCTCTGCAACCAGA CTTGCCCAGCTGGCACCTTTGGCAGCAACTGCAGCCAGACCTGCCGCTGCCAGAATGGTGGCACCTGTGACCCCACCACTGGCACCTGCCGCTGCCCGCCCGGTGTGGCCGGAGAACTCTGCCAGGATG GGTGCCCTAAAGGATTTTTTGGGAAACAGTGCAGGAAAAAGTGCAACTGTGCCAACCGAGGTCGTTGCCATCGGATTTATGGAGCCTGTCTGTGTGATCCTGGCTTGTATGGCCGGTACTGCCACTTGG ccTGCCCAAAGTGGGCGTTCGGCGCTGGGTGCTCAGAGGAGTGTCAGTGTGTGCAGCCCAACACACAGGACTGTGACAGGAGGGATGGCTCCTGCCACTGCAAACCCGGCTACCGTGGCAAGCTCTGCGAGACCA GCTGTGATCCTGGCTATTATGGGGATGGCTGCAAGAAGAAGTGTAGCTGCTCTCCAGGAGTGTCCTGTGACCCTGTCACTGGAGAGTGCCAGAAACAGTGTCCTCGAGGGTACCATGGAGACAACTGTGACCAAG agtGCCCAGAGGGAACGTTCGGGGCAGGCTGCCGGTGGCCCTGTGCCTGTGGTGGAGCTCCCTGTGACCGGAGCACGGGGCAGTGCCACTGCCCGCCCGGCTGGATGGGACATGACTGCGGCCAAG CCTGCCCTGAGGGTCATTGGGGACCAGGATGCCAGGAGATCTGCCCTGACTGCACCAACAATGCCACCTGTGACCCCACCACAGGAgcctgtgtgtgcctgcctgGCTACACCGGCCAGCGCTGCCAAGATG TGTGTCCGCCAGGCTGGTTTGGCCTCAActgccagctgagctgcagctgtgggaaTGAGGGACATTGTCATCCAGTGACGGGGACATGCAGCTGCCCATCTGGCTGGATGGGGCACAACTGTCAGAGAG CCTGTGATGTGGGGCGCTGGGGCCCAGACTGTGCCCACGCCTGCAACTGCAGCAACAGCGATGGCAGCTGCAGCGCCGAGACGGGGCAGTGCCTCTGTGAAGCTGGGTACATGGGCAGCCACTGTGAGAAGA AGTGCCCAGAGGGATGGTTTGGGCTGAGCTGTCGGCATCAGTGTCAGTGTGACAATGGGGCATCCTGTGACCATGTCAGCGGGGCCTGTACATGCAGCCCAGGCTGGCGAGGAACATTCTGTGAGCATG CCTGTCCCGATGGATTTTATGGACTGGATTGTCGGCAAGCTTGTGACTGCTTGAACGGTGCCCAGTGTGACCCTGTGACAGGCCAGTGCCAGTGTCCCCCCGGCTGGACTGGCCCCCGCTGTGGACAGG CGTGCCAGGAGAACAAGTACGGCCAGAACTGCAGCCAAACCTGCCACTGCTTCAATAACGCCACCTGCAGCCACATCAGCGGCCGCTGCCTCTGTGCTGCCGGGTGGACAGGACCCACGTGCCAGCAAG CCTGCCCAGTGGGTTCCTATGGGAAGAACTGCCACCAGCGCTGCCTCTGCCAGAACGGTGGCATGTGTGACCCAGCCACGGGGATCTGCGCTTGCCCcgcaggctggacagggctggcCTGTGAGCTGG cctgtgcccaggggcAACATGGGGCTGACTGCCAGGAGCGCTGCGAGTGCCACCATGGGGGGCTCTGTGACCACCAGACGGGGCActgcctctgccagcctggaTGGACGGGCAAGAAGTGCGAGAGCC CTTGTCCAGAGGGGTGGTTTGGAGCACGCTGTGAGGAGCTCTGTGACTGTGGGGACAGTGTCTCATGCCACCACATCACCGGTGTTTGTGACTGCCCCCATGGCTGGAGGGGCCGGCGCTGTGAGAAAG CCTGCCTGCCAGGTTTCTTTGGGAGGAACTGTGCCAGCCACTGCACCTGTCCCCTGGGAGTGCCCTGCCACCATGTCACCGGCCAGTGTGGCTGCCCACCAGGACTGACAGGCTCTGGATGTGAAAAAT CCTGCCTGCCTGGCACCTTTGGAGAGGGCTGTGCTCAGATCTGCCAGTGTGCTGGAGCCACCCAGGAATGTCACCCGGTCACTggtgcctgtgtctgtgcccccGGCTTCCATGGCCCCACCTGCCAGCTGG AGTGCTCCCCTGGGTGGTATGGCCGTGACTGTGAGAAGCCATGCCAGTGCATGAATGGGGGCCGGTGTGACACTGCCACTGGGATGTGCCACTGCCTGCCTGGCTACATAGGCGCTGACTGCAGCATTG GATGTCCTGCTGGCCGCTATGGCCAGGACTGTGCGGAGCTGTGCTCTTGTGGGGCTGGTGCTACCTGTCACCCTGTCACTGGAGACTGTGTTTGCCCACCTggcagaactggtcccacctgtgAGCAAG GCTGTGAGAAGCACCGATATGGGGTGGGCTGCCAGCAGACCTGCTCCTGCCACAACGGTGGGCTCTGTGATGCAGCCAACGGCTCCTGTTCATGTGCACCTGGATGGACAGGGAAATCCTGTGAATTAG AATGCCCGCCGGGAAGGTACGGTGCCGACTGCCAGCTCCGCTGCCCCTGTCTCAATAACGGCACCTGCGACCCGGGGACGGGGATCTGCCGCTGCCCCGCGGGGCACTACGGGCCCCTGTGCGAGCACA GTTGTCCCGCGGGTTTCCATGGAGTCGGTTGCCGGGAGCGCTGCGACTGTGAGCATGGAGCTGGCTGTGACCCGACCACCGGCCGCTGCCTGTGTCCTGCTGGACTCCGCGGCGAGCGCTGTCACACAG GCTGCAAGGAGGGAACGTACGGCGAGGGGTGCCAGCGGCTCTGTGACTGTGCTGGTGATGTGCCCTGTGACCCGGCCACggggcactgcctgtgcccacCGGGAAAAACTGGCCCTGCGTGTGCTGCAG ACTGCCGGCCCACCCAGTTCGGGCCTGACTGCCACCTGACCTGCCAGTGTGCCCCCAGCAGCTCCTACTGCAACATTCGGAATGGGCAGTGCCTCTGCCTGAATGGCCACATGGGACCCACGTGCCGGGAAG CCACACAGTCCCTGGCACCCACCAGGTCAGCACCACATCTGGAGGGGCTCTGGCTGGCTGAACACTAG
- the ARHGEF16 gene encoding rho guanine nucleotide exchange factor 16 translates to MSQSPSGSSVDDKTFFLEYRCHPVQQEPPSLTAPPGKRNSTTAPDATPLSALGSPTSAEPRRIILSTDSPAALKVGTQQLIPKSLAVSSKPKNNPSRHQSFGASGVSREPLSPDSKRASVPVISLELEDEEDGGGALKRNLRNMSYRAAMKGLAVEPETAKAVPSLKPLSEEGSALPDRSPGRNKRTLGRKRVQKRGGSFKDQPRLYQEIRERGLNSVGHESDEDLHEESIPEEPSPVGAAIIVQSYRPVQVTWSQLPEVVEAGILQRICPEERKRQEAMFEIITSEYSYMHSLNILVGHFMRSEELKETMTQTEHHHLFSNISDILMVSKRFFEDLEKRHQENLLIPDISDIVEEHALNHFSPYISYCSNEVYQQRTLDKLLTTNPLFKETLKQIERKPECGGLPVISFLILPMQRVTRLPLLLDTVRQKTNAHTAAYGAATRAVKAISKLVKSCNEGARAMERTEQMYTLQKQLEFGKKKPFPLISVSRWLRKRGELYLLFSEEAGIFRRGAGRLCYLFLFNDVLIITKKKSEENYMVMNYATLDQVTVEKIEGVDPPSPPPGKAGGHLLRVVLEKDSEGRREEIVLSAETLSDRARWIAALMHREKERPDTTPKGDLSQVEITHAYLAKEADELSLQQADVVLVLGGEDGWCWGERLRDGERGWFPQDCARPITSRTAVEGNVRRMERLRIETDV, encoded by the exons ATGTCTCAGAGCCCCTCTGGCAGTTCTGTGGATGACAAGACTTTTTTCCTGGAGTACCGATGCCACCCCGTGCAGCAGGAGCCCCCCAGCCTCACCGCTCCACCTGGGAAGCGCAACTCCACCACAGCTCCGGATGCCACCCCACTTTCTGCACTGGGCTCCCCCACCTCAGCCGAGCCCCGCCGCATCATCCTCAGCACAGACAGCCCGGCCGCGCTTAAAGTGGGGACCCAGCAGCTCATCCCCAAAAGCTTGGCAGTCTCCTCCAAGCCCAAGAACAACCCCTCCCGGCACCAGAGCTTCGGGGCATCTGGGGTGAGCCGGGAGCCCCTGAGCCCTGACTCGAAGCGGGCCAGTGTTCCCGTCAtctccctggagctggaggatgaggaggatggTGGAGGGGCCCTCAAGCGCAACCTGAGGAACATGTCCTACCGCGCGGCCATGAAAGGCCTGGCTGTGGAGCCAGAGACAGCAAAGGCTGTCCCCTCTCTGAAGCCCCTGTCAGaggagggcagtgccctgcccgACCGCAGCCCCGGCAGGAACAAG AGAACCCTTGGGCGGAAGCGGGTGCAGAAACGCGGCGGCTCGTTCAAGGACC agccccggCTGTATCAGGAGATCCGTGAGAGAGGTCTCAACTCTGTTGGCCATGAGTCAGACGAGGATTTACATGAGGAATCCATCCCAGAGGAGCCGTCTCCTGTGGGTGCTGCTATCATTGTGCAGAGCTACCGCCCAGTGCAGGTGACCTGGAGCCAGCTCCCAGAG GTTGTGGAAGCAGGAATCCTGCAGAGGATATGCCCCGAGGAGCGCAAGAGGCAGGAG GCAATGTTTGAGATCATCACTTCTGAGTACTCCTACATGCACAGCCTGAACATCCTGGTGGGCCACTTCATGCGGTCAGAGGAGCTGAAGGAGACAATGACACAGACAGAGCATCACCACCTCTTCTCCAACATCAGCGACATCCTGATGGTCAGCAAGAG ATTCTTTGAAGACTTAGAGAAGCGACACCAGGAAAACCTCCTGATCCCTGACATCAGTGACATAGTAGAAGAACATGCCTTGAACCACTTCAGTCCCTACATAAGTTACTGCTCCAATGAAGTCTATCAGCAGAGGACACTGGATAAGCTGCT AACCACAAACCCCTTATTTAAAGAGACTTTGAAACAAATTGAAAGGAAACCAGAGTGTGGAGGCCTGCCAGTGATCTCATTTCTCATTCTCCCTATGCAGAGGGTAACACGGCTTCCTCTGCTCTTAGAT ACTGTCCGTCAAAAAACAAACGCGCACACTGCAGCATATGGAGCTGCCACCCGGGCTGTGAAGGCCATCAGCAAG ctgGTCAAGAGCTGCAATGAGGGAGCTCGGGCTATGGAGAGGACGGAGCAGATGTATACCCTGCAGAAACAGCTGGAATTTGGGAAGAAGAAG CCTTTCCCGCTGATCTCTGTGTCCCGCTGGCTGCGGAAGCGGGGGGAGCTGTACCTGCTGTTCTCGGAAGAGGCAGGAATCTTCCGGCGCGGTGCCGGCCGACTCTGCTACCTCTTCTTGTTCAATGATGTCCTGATCATCACCAAGAAGAAGAG TGAGGAGAACTACATGGTCATGAACTATGCCACACTGGACCAGGTCACTGTGGAGAAGATCGAGGGCGTGGATCCACCATCCCCTCCTCCTGGGAAGGCTGGCGGGCACCTGCTCCGGGTGGTGCTGGAGAAGGACAGTGAGGGCCGGCGGGAGGAGATTGTGCTGTCGGCAGAGACACT GAGTGACCGGGCCCGGTGGATTGCGGCACTGAtgcacagagagaaggaaaggccTGACACCACTCCCAAAGGAG ATCTCAGCCAGGTGGAGATCACCCATGCTTACCTGGCCAAGGAGGCAGACGagctctccctgcagcaggCAGACGTTGTCCTGGTGCTGGGGGGAGAGGACG GCTGGTGCTGGGGTGAGCGGCTCCGGGACGGGGAGCGGGGCTGGTTTCCCCAGGACTGTGCCCGGCCGATCACGAGCCGCACAGCTGTGGAGGGCAACGTGCGGCGGATGGAGCGGCTGCGAATAGAGACCGACGTGTAG